The Proteus vulgaris genome has a segment encoding these proteins:
- the ldhA gene encoding D-lactate dehydrogenase, producing the protein MKIVSYSTKHYDRKHMEWVNQHNGYHYDIEYFDFNLTEQTAKNAVGADAVCIFVNDDANRAVLQELASLNIRILALRCAGFNNVDLEAATELGITVVRVPAYSPEAIAEHAVGMMLSLNRRIHRAYQRTRDANFSLEGLTGFNMHNRTAGIIGTGKIGLATLRILKGFGMKLLAYDPYPNQAVLDLGAEYVDLATIYANSHIISLHCPLTADNHHLLNETAFAQMKDGVMIINTSRGALIDSAAAINALKQGKIGALGMDVYENERDLFFEDKSNDVIQDDIFRRLSSCHNVLFTGHQAFLTEEALISISETTLHNIKDVATGNECVNQIKVPL; encoded by the coding sequence ATGAAAATCGTTTCCTATAGTACTAAACATTATGATCGTAAACACATGGAATGGGTCAATCAGCATAATGGATATCATTATGATATTGAATATTTCGATTTTAATTTGACAGAACAAACCGCAAAAAATGCCGTTGGTGCGGATGCGGTTTGTATTTTCGTTAATGACGATGCCAATCGTGCGGTTTTGCAAGAGCTAGCTAGCCTTAATATTCGTATACTTGCTTTACGCTGTGCGGGTTTTAATAACGTTGACTTAGAAGCAGCTACGGAATTGGGTATCACCGTTGTACGTGTGCCAGCTTATTCACCCGAGGCCATTGCAGAACATGCTGTTGGCATGATGCTCTCTTTAAACCGCCGTATACACAGAGCTTATCAGCGTACTCGTGATGCAAACTTCTCATTAGAAGGTCTAACTGGTTTTAATATGCATAACCGTACGGCGGGTATTATTGGTACTGGCAAAATTGGATTAGCGACATTACGTATACTAAAAGGCTTTGGTATGAAATTACTAGCCTATGATCCTTACCCAAATCAAGCTGTACTTGATTTAGGTGCTGAATATGTTGATTTAGCAACAATTTATGCAAATTCTCATATTATTTCGTTACATTGTCCGCTGACTGCAGATAATCATCATTTATTAAATGAAACTGCTTTTGCACAAATGAAAGACGGTGTGATGATTATTAACACTAGTCGTGGTGCATTAATTGATTCTGCCGCTGCGATTAATGCGCTAAAACAAGGAAAAATCGGTGCTTTGGGGATGGACGTTTATGAAAATGAACGCGATCTTTTCTTTGAAGATAAATCCAATGACGTTATTCAAGATGATATTTTCCGTCGCCTTTCTTCTTGTCATAACGTGTTATTTACTGGGCATCAAGCATTTTTAACAGAAGAAGCTTTAATCAGTATTAGTGAGACAACACTACACAATATTAAAGATGTAGCTACGGGTAATGAATGTGTTAATCAGATCAAAGTGCCATTATAA